A genomic stretch from Methanobrevibacter sp. includes:
- a CDS encoding 6-pyruvoyl tetrahydropterin synthase family protein yields the protein MKILINGIQSNLRFSSAHIIPGHESCGFIHGHSYFVDIEIEGERAGEFEFVVDFKDVKKYTKAICDELDHRLLIPVYNKLIDFKDFDKKSDSIFDLKKEGSVHFKIDGKGYSIPSEDCIFLPLPYTSAEELSKFFAETLAKKLSESYDNLEYVSVCVNEGIGQGAMYRKDLE from the coding sequence ATGAAAATTTTAATTAATGGTATTCAATCAAATTTAAGATTCTCATCAGCTCATATAATTCCAGGTCATGAATCCTGCGGATTTATTCATGGGCATTCATATTTCGTAGATATCGAAATTGAAGGTGAAAGAGCTGGTGAATTTGAATTTGTAGTGGATTTTAAAGATGTGAAAAAATATACAAAGGCAATTTGTGATGAACTCGACCACAGATTGTTAATTCCAGTTTATAATAAGTTAATCGATTTCAAAGATTTTGACAAAAAGTCAGATTCTATTTTTGATTTGAAAAAGGAAGGTTCAGTTCATTTTAAAATTGATGGAAAGGGATATTCCATTCCTTCCGAGGATTGTATATTTTTACCTCTTCCTTATACTTCAGCAGAAGAGTTGTCAAAATTCTTTGCTGAAACTTTAGCAAAAAAACTCTCTGAAAGTTATGATAATTTGGAGTATGTTTCAGTTTGTGTTAATGAAGGAATTGGTCAAGGGGCTATGTACAGGAAAGATTTAGAATGA
- a CDS encoding 7-carboxy-7-deazaguanine synthase QueE: MKAPVIEIFSSFQGEGLLIGERQIFVRFAGCNLNCNYCDTNDSKSESSGKLMTPNEVSEEIRKIITPDCKTISFTGGEPSLYPEFINEVSKNFNLSIMLETNGTLPDNIDLIDDLDIVSLDIKLPEHFNEEFDESIFINEIKSLNLLIAKSINVYCKVVILPSTKIKSFKEVVEKLSQNISNKSNLKIIIQPSSPLEDWRDINFRLFSFSEIVGQYFDVSTIPQIHKILDIE; encoded by the coding sequence ATGAAAGCCCCTGTAATTGAAATCTTCTCCTCTTTTCAAGGTGAAGGATTATTAATTGGTGAAAGGCAGATATTTGTTAGATTTGCTGGCTGTAACTTAAATTGTAACTATTGCGACACCAATGACAGTAAATCAGAATCATCAGGAAAGTTAATGACTCCGAATGAAGTTTCAGAGGAAATAAGAAAAATTATAACTCCTGACTGTAAGACCATATCATTTACTGGAGGTGAGCCTAGCCTTTATCCAGAATTTATTAATGAGGTTAGTAAGAATTTTAATTTAAGTATAATGCTTGAAACTAATGGGACTTTGCCGGATAATATTGATTTAATCGACGATTTGGATATTGTTTCTTTGGATATTAAACTACCGGAACATTTTAATGAAGAATTTGATGAAAGTATTTTTATTAATGAGATTAAATCACTAAATTTATTAATAGCGAAGTCCATAAATGTATATTGTAAAGTAGTTATATTGCCTTCAACAAAAATAAAGTCATTTAAAGAGGTAGTTGAAAAATTATCGCAAAATATTTCAAACAAAAGCAACCTTAAAATAATTATCCAACCATCTAGTCCATTAGAAGACTGGAGAGATATTAATTTTAGATTATTTAGTTTTTCTGAAATTGTTGGGCAATATTTTGATGTTTCCACCATTCCTCAAATCCATAAAATTTTGGATATTGAGTAA
- a CDS encoding CBS domain-containing protein — protein MKDKTSVNRKSNTGAVERETKVHDKEGDIMAIATRDVVSIPPSKSIKDTAKVMMEHEFRRLPITDPGSGKLLGIVTVMDILDFFGGGKKFNIIEKKYEDNFLAAINEPVKEIMTRDLITLSTKASIAETIDAMLSNQLGAIPLIDADEKLAGIVTERDIALSLAGMAGKDTVQDYMSTKVFTTTPGTPLEGACKIMVRNSLRRIPIVGGEADISKAAKKLLGILTSTDVIRYLNAKELFDNLNSNLATDVLKTVISDIMVKEPVTVEPTMTIGELCELFAEKNIGGVPVVKDDKVMGIITERDILNAVKRY, from the coding sequence ATGAAAGATAAAACATCCGTTAACAGAAAATCAAATACAGGTGCAGTTGAACGTGAGACAAAAGTTCATGATAAAGAAGGAGACATCATGGCTATTGCAACTAGAGATGTAGTTTCAATTCCTCCTTCAAAAAGTATTAAAGACACTGCTAAAGTAATGATGGAACACGAATTCAGAAGGTTACCAATCACTGATCCGGGTTCTGGTAAGTTATTAGGTATTGTAACAGTAATGGATATATTAGATTTCTTTGGTGGAGGAAAAAAATTCAACATTATTGAGAAAAAATACGAAGATAACTTCTTAGCTGCAATCAACGAACCTGTTAAAGAAATCATGACTCGTGATTTGATTACATTATCTACTAAAGCTTCAATTGCTGAAACTATCGATGCTATGTTATCAAATCAATTAGGAGCTATTCCTCTTATTGATGCTGATGAAAAACTCGCAGGTATTGTAACAGAAAGGGATATTGCTTTATCTTTAGCAGGTATGGCAGGTAAAGACACTGTACAAGATTATATGAGTACAAAAGTTTTCACTACTACTCCAGGTACACCATTGGAAGGTGCATGTAAAATCATGGTTAGGAATAGTCTAAGAAGAATTCCTATTGTTGGTGGTGAAGCTGACATTTCTAAAGCAGCTAAAAAATTATTAGGTATCTTAACTTCCACTGATGTTATCAGATACTTAAATGCAAAAGAATTATTCGATAATTTAAATTCCAATTTAGCAACTGACGTTTTAAAAACTGTTATTTCTGATATCATGGTTAAAGAACCAGTAACTGTTGAACCAACAATGACAATTGGTGAGTTATGTGAACTCTTTGCTGAAAAGAATATTGGTGGAGTACCAGTTGTTAAAGATGACAAAGTAATGGGAATCATTACTGAAAGAGATATTTTAAACGCAGTTAAAAGATATTAA
- a CDS encoding CBS domain-containing protein, which translates to MQIKNLMSEDLITVDKDQNLSDALKLLRKHNVSRLPVTNNKELVGIISERDIANKLGSSKYESMPASRLHISSVMVKDVFTVPKTMQLEDVAKLMLDNGIGSVPVMDDEKMVGIVSKADFVTLATGIAFDKITVKEIMSKKLVTVSPTERIVHARRQMLEAHVGRVPVVDDDELVGMITSKDLMRAFIDFRKKVPEKYQKSQIKELLVEDIMSTKPTFVSKDMSITEVSELIMETGYNGLPVVEDGEVVGIITQTDILKLIEKLES; encoded by the coding sequence ATGCAAATTAAGAATTTGATGTCTGAGGATTTAATTACTGTAGACAAAGATCAAAATCTTTCTGATGCTTTAAAATTGTTACGTAAACATAATGTTTCACGTTTACCAGTAACTAATAATAAAGAATTAGTCGGTATTATTTCTGAAAGGGACATAGCTAACAAGCTCGGTTCTTCAAAATATGAAAGTATGCCTGCATCAAGACTTCATATTTCATCTGTAATGGTTAAAGATGTATTTACAGTTCCAAAAACAATGCAATTAGAAGATGTTGCAAAATTAATGTTGGATAATGGAATAGGATCTGTTCCTGTCATGGATGATGAAAAAATGGTAGGTATTGTTTCAAAAGCAGATTTTGTTACCCTTGCTACCGGAATTGCATTTGATAAGATAACTGTAAAAGAAATAATGTCTAAAAAGTTAGTCACAGTGTCCCCAACAGAAAGGATAGTTCATGCAAGAAGACAAATGCTTGAAGCTCATGTTGGAAGGGTGCCTGTTGTAGATGATGATGAACTTGTTGGAATGATTACTTCTAAAGATTTGATGAGAGCATTCATTGACTTTAGGAAAAAAGTTCCGGAAAAATACCAAAAATCTCAAATTAAAGAGCTTTTAGTTGAAGACATCATGTCTACTAAACCAACTTTTGTATCAAAAGATATGTCTATTACTGAAGTATCTGAATTGATTATGGAAACCGGATACAATGGTTTGCCTGTTGTTGAAGATGGTGAAGTAGTAGGTATCATTACACAAACAGATATTTTAAAACTAATTGAAAAATTAGAATCTTAG
- the pheA gene encoding prephenate dehydratase gives MLGGLKITLTSFLGPKGTFTHEAASMVSDDLIPYCTIPAVLESVFNDECSMGVVPIENSIEGPVGITLDSLAHKFDLKIFKEIIIPINQNLIVNPGCKLEDIEDVYSHAQALAQCQEFVSKNNIQPHYAISTARAAKDIIGHKTKAAIGNSKIVELYGLEILKSNIQDVDNNATRFVVISKEDHKKTGRDKTSIIFSIYEDKPGGLYKILGIFEKNNINLTKIESRPSKRGLGKYLFFVDFIGHHEDEVVQDILKEIEDNTYYLKILGSYPEF, from the coding sequence ATTTTAGGGGGTTTAAAAATTACTCTAACATCATTTTTAGGTCCTAAAGGAACATTCACTCACGAAGCTGCCAGTATGGTCAGTGACGATTTAATCCCATATTGTACAATTCCTGCTGTTTTGGAAAGTGTATTTAATGATGAATGTTCAATGGGTGTTGTTCCTATAGAAAATTCTATTGAAGGACCAGTCGGTATTACATTAGATTCATTAGCCCATAAATTTGATTTAAAGATATTTAAAGAAATTATTATTCCAATAAATCAAAATTTAATAGTTAATCCGGGTTGTAAGTTGGAGGATATTGAAGATGTATATTCTCATGCTCAGGCACTGGCACAGTGTCAGGAGTTTGTCAGTAAAAACAATATTCAGCCTCATTATGCCATAAGTACTGCAAGGGCAGCAAAAGATATAATTGGACATAAAACTAAAGCGGCAATAGGAAATTCCAAAATTGTAGAATTATATGGCCTTGAAATTTTGAAATCCAATATTCAGGATGTGGACAATAACGCTACACGTTTTGTTGTTATTTCAAAAGAGGACCATAAAAAAACAGGCAGAGATAAAACTTCAATTATATTTTCTATTTATGAGGATAAACCTGGTGGATTGTATAAAATTCTTGGAATTTTTGAAAAGAATAACATTAACTTAACAAAAATTGAATCCCGACCATCTAAACGAGGTTTGGGCAAATATTTGTTCTTTGTTGATTTTATTGGCCATCATGAAGATGAAGTGGTTCAAGATATATTGAAGGAAATTGAAGACAATACATATTATTTAAAGATTTTAGGTTCTTATCCTGAATTTTAA
- a CDS encoding endoglucanase has product MSEDREKLLKVMSSLESDYKSGKISAEKYSYFRSKYEDKLNSIDAKAATRRIRSMQGKSSNTQKKRRKKPTKNKKKEEQDLVQKYIINPKKSDSKYNKKDKSSMDSGTFKLLLLLILVIGFTAGTAYGIFNLDFGAITDSETVAVVDDTAFPEFKADVKLNNTTTVQTTYNNSYSTYDNTNDDIETTTDDSSDTYDSSYDSQQSQQQGSQSSQSQSSSDSGSSSQSGSQDDGNG; this is encoded by the coding sequence ATGTCAGAAGATAGAGAAAAACTTCTAAAAGTTATGAGTAGTTTGGAATCTGATTATAAATCTGGTAAAATTTCTGCTGAAAAATACAGTTATTTCAGATCTAAATATGAAGATAAACTAAACTCCATTGATGCTAAGGCTGCTACTAGAAGAATTAGATCAATGCAAGGTAAATCCTCTAATACTCAGAAGAAAAGAAGGAAAAAACCTACCAAAAACAAGAAAAAAGAAGAACAAGATTTAGTTCAGAAATATATTATCAATCCTAAAAAATCCGATTCAAAATATAATAAAAAGGATAAGTCTTCAATGGACAGTGGAACTTTTAAATTGCTATTGTTGTTAATATTGGTAATAGGTTTCACTGCAGGTACTGCTTATGGAATTTTTAATTTGGATTTTGGAGCTATAACTGATTCAGAAACAGTTGCTGTTGTTGATGATACTGCATTCCCTGAATTTAAAGCAGATGTTAAGCTGAATAACACAACAACTGTCCAAACCACATATAATAACAGTTATAGTACTTATGATAATACGAATGATGATATAGAAACTACTACGGATGACTCCAGTGATACTTATGACAGCTCATATGATAGTCAGCAGTCACAACAGCAAGGCAGTCAATCCTCTCAATCTCAAAGTTCGTCAGATTCGGGATCAAGTAGTCAATCTGGAAGTCAGGATGATGGCAATGGATAA
- a CDS encoding PsbP-related protein codes for MKENIFKGSIIILILCLFLISVSAVASANNDTNVNILTLSKGGITMQYPSDWGSSRAISNYSVMAISKLDSIDAFGIGQVNVNIEKKPLDGDFNTFLNETYESMQKDSSFQLVSSGNVAISGKEAVEYIYSSTQNGAQKEHKAVWFEKGGQAYVIMYSAPLDKFEDNLYVFDYILSNIKIT; via the coding sequence ATGAAAGAAAATATTTTTAAAGGAAGTATAATTATTTTAATACTTTGTTTATTCTTAATTTCAGTTTCTGCTGTGGCCAGTGCGAATAATGATACTAATGTGAATATATTGACTTTATCTAAAGGAGGTATAACCATGCAATATCCTTCAGATTGGGGTAGTTCTCGTGCTATATCCAATTATTCTGTTATGGCTATATCTAAACTTGATTCTATTGATGCATTCGGTATTGGTCAGGTTAATGTCAATATTGAAAAGAAACCTCTTGATGGAGATTTTAATACATTTTTGAATGAAACCTATGAGTCTATGCAAAAGGATAGTTCATTCCAGTTAGTTTCCTCCGGAAATGTTGCAATTTCAGGTAAGGAAGCTGTAGAATATATTTATTCTTCTACTCAAAATGGTGCTCAAAAGGAACATAAGGCAGTCTGGTTTGAAAAAGGAGGACAGGCTTATGTTATTATGTATAGTGCTCCATTAGACAAATTTGAAGATAATTTGTATGTGTTTGATTATATTTTATCAAATATTAAAATTACTTAA
- a CDS encoding flavoprotein codes for MIILCVTGSIAATESIKLARELRRNDLEVKCFMSESACEIIHPNAMEFATGNEVVTELTGKIEHVKYSQEDLILVAPATANTISKFAYKIADNPISTLLITAYGHDTPIIFVPSMHDSMYKAIKGNIEMIKKEGSATFIKPRMDEGKAKFPSKEDIVLESLRTINLHKD; via the coding sequence ATGATTATTTTATGTGTTACTGGCAGTATTGCTGCAACAGAATCAATTAAATTAGCTCGTGAGCTTCGAAGAAATGATTTGGAAGTGAAATGTTTCATGAGCGAATCTGCATGTGAAATCATTCATCCTAATGCAATGGAATTTGCAACAGGCAATGAAGTGGTAACTGAATTAACCGGTAAAATTGAGCATGTCAAATACTCTCAGGAAGATTTGATTTTAGTTGCTCCGGCTACCGCAAATACTATATCCAAATTTGCATATAAGATAGCTGACAATCCTATTTCTACTTTATTGATTACTGCTTATGGTCATGATACTCCTATAATTTTTGTTCCTTCAATGCATGATTCAATGTACAAGGCAATTAAGGGAAATATTGAAATGATTAAAAAAGAGGGATCTGCAACTTTCATTAAACCTAGAATGGATGAAGGTAAAGCCAAATTCCCATCTAAAGAAGATATTGTTTTAGAATCTTTAAGAACTATTAATTTACATAAGGATTGA
- a CDS encoding phosphopantothenoylcysteine decarboxylase: MGGTYEPIDSVRGITNKSSGKMGLELAKEAYIRGADLKLVVANVSVEIPSVFDVVHVETSSEMNDVILDLISDYDIFISTAAVSDFEFRQKSDKKIDSSSSLYLYLEPTTKIIRQIKTINPDIFLVGFKAEFNISRDDIIACARKQINDAGTDLVIANDISKDNCHFGSDNNEVLIVDEDVLAVPLASKKEIAKTILDVISKKI, encoded by the coding sequence TTGGGCGGAACTTATGAACCTATTGATTCTGTAAGGGGAATTACCAATAAATCCTCTGGAAAAATGGGTTTGGAGCTTGCAAAAGAAGCTTACATTAGAGGTGCTGATTTAAAATTAGTTGTAGCTAATGTCAGTGTTGAAATTCCTTCTGTTTTTGATGTTGTTCATGTGGAAACAAGTAGTGAGATGAATGATGTTATTCTAGATTTAATTTCAGATTATGATATATTCATTTCCACCGCTGCCGTGTCCGATTTTGAATTCAGACAAAAATCTGATAAAAAGATTGATTCCAGCAGTTCTTTATATTTGTATCTTGAACCTACAACAAAGATTATACGTCAAATTAAAACAATCAATCCAGATATTTTCCTAGTTGGGTTTAAAGCTGAATTCAACATATCTCGTGATGATATTATTGCCTGTGCAAGAAAACAGATTAATGATGCGGGCACAGACTTGGTAATTGCTAATGATATATCAAAGGATAACTGTCATTTTGGATCTGACAATAATGAGGTTTTGATTGTTGATGAGGATGTGTTGGCTGTTCCTTTGGCATCAAAAAAAGAGATTGCTAAAACTATTTTGGATGTAATTTCTAAAAAAATATAG
- a CDS encoding fibrillarin-like rRNA/tRNA 2'-O-methyltransferase yields MNVYFKDGNIATKNLTPGISVYGEELIMEDAEYRIWNPRRSKLAAAFLNGLKNLEILDTSKVLYLGASTGTTVSHISDIAINGRIYAVEFSPTTAKKLVRLSHQRLNIAPILGDATKPKEYLNIVEKADLVYCDVAQPTQSELFMKNMNLFAKDDGVGLLMIKARSIDVVQKPKKIFKEQEKKLKEKGFKIIEKVKLEPYEKDHIALLVEKNF; encoded by the coding sequence ATGAATGTTTATTTTAAAGATGGAAATATCGCCACAAAAAATTTAACTCCTGGAATTTCAGTTTATGGAGAAGAACTAATAATGGAAGATGCAGAATATAGAATATGGAATCCAAGACGTTCAAAATTAGCAGCCGCTTTTTTAAACGGTTTAAAAAATTTAGAGATTCTGGACACTTCAAAAGTTCTCTACCTAGGTGCATCAACCGGAACTACAGTTTCACATATTTCTGACATTGCAATCAATGGAAGAATATATGCCGTGGAATTTTCACCCACTACAGCAAAAAAATTAGTTCGCCTTTCACACCAAAGGCTTAATATTGCTCCGATTTTAGGTGATGCAACCAAACCCAAAGAATACTTGAACATTGTCGAAAAAGCTGATTTAGTGTACTGTGATGTCGCCCAACCAACACAAAGTGAATTGTTTATGAAAAATATGAATTTATTTGCGAAAGATGATGGTGTTGGCCTTTTGATGATAAAAGCTAGAAGTATTGATGTAGTACAAAAGCCTAAAAAGATTTTTAAGGAACAAGAGAAGAAATTGAAAGAGAAAGGTTTTAAGATTATAGAAAAAGTAAAACTGGAACCATACGAAAAAGACCATATTGCATTGTTAGTAGAAAAAAATTTTTAA
- a CDS encoding NOP5/NOP56 family protein, with the protein MQAYITYSIKGFLAFNSKNELICEKLFPEEEIINRLAQISEKQIVAEELDIIEEVSNDYDEIIIESNKRLSDYSNDKITIQNPNQGGEYLRNNYDKFGLDNKEITDIYQRLAIYKIKKESASEDKHLIQAINSIDEIDETISKLIERIREWYALYFPEMEIIKNNETYIRLISQNKSKEKIMEAKPEAFPDNSLDLDEDINPQDLDIMNKYANSIFELQQTRKDIEEYIDEKMESIAPNLKLIVGSSLGAKLISHAGGLKRLATYPSSTVQIMGAEKALFRHLKSGDKPPKYGLIYQHPQVRGAKWWNRGKIARMLAGKISLAVRRDVFTKTFDEKAFEDFIEKVEEIEKNNPFPTKTTKKRKEEKGKSKNKKRKSKKRNKRR; encoded by the coding sequence ATGCAAGCTTATATAACTTACTCAATTAAAGGATTTTTAGCTTTTAATAGTAAAAATGAGCTAATTTGTGAAAAACTATTCCCAGAAGAGGAAATAATAAATAGATTAGCCCAGATTTCAGAAAAACAAATTGTAGCTGAAGAACTTGATATAATTGAAGAAGTTTCAAATGATTATGATGAAATAATAATCGAGTCTAATAAAAGATTATCTGATTATTCAAATGATAAAATCACTATACAGAATCCAAACCAGGGTGGAGAATATCTGCGAAATAATTATGATAAATTTGGTTTAGATAATAAAGAAATTACCGACATTTATCAAAGACTAGCTATTTATAAAATTAAAAAAGAATCTGCAAGCGAAGACAAACATTTAATTCAAGCTATTAATTCAATTGATGAAATAGATGAAACAATTTCAAAATTGATTGAAAGAATCAGGGAATGGTACGCATTATATTTCCCGGAAATGGAAATAATTAAAAATAATGAGACTTATATCAGATTGATTTCACAGAACAAATCAAAAGAAAAGATCATGGAAGCCAAACCTGAAGCATTTCCGGACAATTCCCTAGATTTAGATGAAGACATTAATCCGCAAGACCTGGATATAATGAACAAATATGCCAATTCCATTTTTGAACTCCAACAGACAAGAAAGGACATTGAAGAATACATTGACGAAAAAATGGAATCCATTGCGCCTAATTTAAAACTAATAGTAGGATCATCACTTGGAGCTAAATTGATTTCACATGCAGGTGGCCTTAAACGTCTGGCAACATATCCTTCAAGTACTGTTCAGATAATGGGTGCTGAAAAAGCTCTTTTTAGACATTTAAAAAGTGGAGACAAGCCTCCGAAATACGGATTGATTTACCAGCATCCCCAAGTTAGGGGCGCTAAATGGTGGAATCGTGGAAAAATCGCCAGAATGCTGGCTGGCAAAATATCACTAGCTGTTAGAAGAGATGTTTTTACAAAAACATTTGATGAAAAAGCATTTGAAGATTTTATTGAAAAAGTAGAGGAAATTGAGAAAAACAATCCATTCCCAACCAAAACTACTAAAAAAAGAAAAGAAGAGAAAGGCAAATCAAAAAATAAAAAGAGAAAATCTAAAAAAAGAAATAAAAGGAGATAA
- a CDS encoding glycosyl transferase — protein MSKQSFRDLKNEIELKNAEIDELSMELQDKTEQINKLKLYSTKLKYENKNLEDKLDTKIDYDKARMNELDDLSEKLKEKDLIIEDKQDQVKYLRSLIDDYKEQVRSNTENLEVQLRKISKTYEKLLEQKDMIIEKQDEQISNLIKSNEEIIKSNKTNVISLKLQNEKYQDIIDELTKTN, from the coding sequence ATGTCAAAACAAAGTTTTAGAGATTTAAAAAATGAAATTGAACTTAAAAATGCAGAGATTGATGAACTTTCAATGGAACTTCAAGACAAGACTGAGCAGATTAACAAGTTAAAATTATATTCCACCAAACTGAAATATGAAAATAAAAATTTGGAGGATAAGCTGGATACAAAAATTGATTATGACAAGGCTAGAATGAATGAACTGGATGATTTGTCTGAAAAATTAAAGGAAAAGGATTTGATTATTGAAGACAAGCAGGATCAGGTAAAGTACTTGAGGTCATTGATTGATGATTACAAGGAGCAAGTAAGGTCAAATACTGAAAATTTGGAAGTGCAACTTAGAAAAATCTCAAAAACATATGAAAAATTGCTCGAGCAAAAGGACATGATAATAGAAAAACAAGATGAACAGATTTCTAATTTAATTAAATCCAATGAAGAAATTATTAAATCTAATAAAACTAATGTTATTAGCTTGAAATTACAAAATGAAAAATATCAAGATATTATTGATGAATTAACAAAAACTAATTAA
- a CDS encoding dihydroorotate dehydrogenase has protein sequence MLKTNICGVEFRNPLMLAAGIMGSNASSMNWILKSGAGGVVSKSFSLNPHPGYPNPTTVAVDGGILNAIGLSNPGVENFKEELKKIERDDNVVIASIYGATPDEFSTLVGEVQEYVDMIELNISCPHAMEGYGASIGQDCNLSHTIVSASKDAADVPIIAKLTPNVTDITEIAKTCEDAGADALSLINTLGPGMKINIDVARPVLFHKSGGMSGRAIKPIAVSNVYSVYEAVDIPLIGVGGIYTFEDVVEFIFAGAKAVQIGTAIMDEGVEVFSTINEGLEKFMAEKGYSSIDEMVGLAHREL, from the coding sequence ATGTTGAAAACAAATATTTGCGGGGTAGAATTTAGAAATCCATTAATGTTGGCTGCAGGTATTATGGGAAGTAATGCTTCATCTATGAATTGGATTTTAAAGTCAGGTGCTGGAGGTGTAGTAAGTAAATCATTCTCTTTAAATCCACATCCTGGTTATCCAAATCCTACAACTGTTGCCGTTGATGGAGGAATCTTAAATGCAATCGGTCTTTCAAATCCTGGAGTTGAAAACTTCAAAGAGGAGTTAAAAAAGATTGAAAGAGATGATAATGTTGTAATAGCTTCAATTTATGGAGCTACACCTGATGAATTTTCCACACTGGTTGGTGAAGTTCAGGAATATGTTGACATGATAGAATTGAACATTTCATGTCCTCATGCGATGGAAGGTTATGGGGCCTCTATTGGTCAGGACTGTAATCTGTCCCATACAATCGTATCCGCTTCAAAGGATGCTGCAGATGTTCCGATTATTGCAAAGTTAACTCCTAATGTCACTGATATTACTGAAATTGCTAAAACCTGTGAAGATGCAGGGGCTGACGCTTTGTCTTTAATCAATACATTGGGTCCGGGTATGAAAATCAATATTGATGTTGCAAGACCGGTTTTATTCCATAAATCAGGTGGAATGAGTGGCCGTGCAATAAAACCGATTGCAGTGAGCAATGTTTATTCAGTTTATGAAGCTGTTGACATTCCATTAATAGGTGTTGGTGGAATATACACTTTTGAAGATGTAGTCGAATTTATTTTTGCAGGTGCAAAGGCAGTTCAGATAGGAACAGCAATCATGGATGAAGGTGTTGAGGTATTCAGCACAATCAATGAGGGATTGGAAAAGTTCATGGCTGAAAAAGGATATTCATCCATTGATGAGATGGTAGGTCTCGCACACAGGGAGTTGTAA
- a CDS encoding dihydroorotate dehydrogenase electron transfer subunit produces the protein MINEPKIVEITEIIEETPTIKTFKFDWDMEKLGRPNPGEFVMVWNFKNEKPMSISQINDNQLAISVKNIGEFTSQLHGLEVGDEIGVRGSYGNGFNNSLEGKKILVIGGGVGMAPIASITSDLLKKDNDVDVVAAAVTKDELLFTDYLENLGATIYPCTDDGSFGFKGFATDCTVSLLEDATYDYAFVCGPEIMMKGIFDILEDASIPAQYSLERYMKCALGVCGQCCVDGEGWRICVEGPVFENDKIYQITEFGKYRRDASGVKY, from the coding sequence ATGATTAATGAACCGAAAATTGTTGAAATAACAGAAATTATTGAAGAAACTCCTACAATTAAAACTTTTAAATTTGATTGGGATATGGAGAAATTAGGTCGTCCAAATCCTGGTGAATTTGTTATGGTCTGGAACTTTAAAAATGAAAAGCCAATGTCCATTTCTCAAATTAATGATAATCAGTTGGCAATCAGTGTAAAAAATATTGGTGAGTTCACCTCTCAGTTACATGGCCTTGAAGTGGGTGATGAGATAGGTGTCAGAGGCAGTTACGGTAACGGTTTTAATAATTCTTTAGAGGGTAAAAAGATTTTAGTTATTGGTGGTGGAGTTGGAATGGCTCCAATTGCTTCAATAACCTCTGATTTATTGAAAAAGGACAATGATGTCGATGTTGTCGCAGCTGCAGTAACAAAGGATGAACTGCTGTTTACAGATTATCTGGAAAATCTTGGTGCAACCATTTATCCATGTACTGATGATGGAAGTTTCGGATTTAAAGGATTTGCAACAGATTGTACTGTAAGTTTACTTGAAGATGCGACTTATGATTATGCATTTGTTTGCGGACCTGAAATAATGATGAAAGGTATCTTTGATATTCTTGAAGATGCATCAATACCTGCCCAATATTCTCTTGAAAGATATATGAAATGCGCACTGGGAGTGTGTGGTCAATGTTGCGTTGACGGTGAAGGTTGGAGAATCTGTGTAGAGGGTCCCGTTTTTGAAAATGATAAAATTTATCAAATAACTGAATTCGGAAAATACAGAAGAGATGCTTCTGGCGTAAAATACTAA